A single Haloglycomyces albus DSM 45210 DNA region contains:
- a CDS encoding YbaB/EbfC family nucleoid-associated protein: MFNGEFGDQVAQFQQVAEQISVPATSPDHSVEVVAGPGGSVRELNMNHRAYQMSAAELGDQLVNLIDEATNAADAQLRQKTQEFMNSNRNNLH, encoded by the coding sequence ATGTTCAACGGTGAATTCGGCGATCAAGTGGCTCAATTTCAGCAGGTGGCGGAACAGATTTCCGTCCCCGCGACGTCCCCGGACCATTCGGTCGAGGTCGTCGCCGGGCCCGGTGGATCCGTTCGCGAACTGAATATGAACCACCGTGCCTATCAAATGTCAGCCGCGGAACTCGGTGATCAATTGGTCAATCTCATCGATGAGGCCACGAACGCCGCAGATGCGCAGCTGCGCCAGAAAACGCAGGAATTCATGAACTCCAACCGGAACAACCTACACTGA
- a CDS encoding YbaB/EbfC family nucleoid-associated protein, producing MDNSPGGRRNPEEVFARLEELQQKTEADLRRIQDVEAEMGNTETTAVSENGMVTVTLNAQGRVHNIELRDDSMRLKGNLPPLILSTIHEAQATYSLKMAEMAQQALPGIDVVGQVSQYMGSDIRDRAGENLRDHN from the coding sequence ATGGATAACTCCCCTGGAGGCCGCCGCAATCCAGAAGAAGTATTCGCACGGCTGGAAGAGCTGCAACAAAAGACCGAAGCCGACCTGCGCCGCATCCAAGACGTTGAAGCGGAAATGGGTAATACCGAAACCACTGCGGTTAGCGAAAACGGCATGGTCACCGTCACCTTGAACGCTCAAGGTCGGGTCCACAATATCGAGCTGAGAGACGATTCGATGCGGCTGAAAGGAAACCTGCCGCCCTTGATTCTCTCGACCATCCACGAAGCCCAGGCCACGTATTCGTTGAAGATGGCGGAAATGGCACAACAGGCCCTGCCTGGCATCGACGTCGTTGGGCAGGTGTCCCAATATATGGGCTCTGATATTCGGGACCGTGCCGGGGAGAACCTTCGCGATCACAACTGA